In Nodularia sp. LEGE 06071, one DNA window encodes the following:
- a CDS encoding biotin carboxylase, which yields MQTASRIITQYAKLITVVFISCLLAVVSWVYTPESIALTQIKLFDVSYQDCPAELAEGSVISSGSAAANCFIVTGKAENGTYKMVYDADIFGRIYDANNNPVMQNRTRLGSIPEIPPGVSDFELRISVPANQPEPLQLKQFKASGFSGQVRR from the coding sequence ATGCAAACAGCTTCCCGAATCATCACTCAGTATGCAAAATTAATCACTGTCGTCTTTATTTCCTGCTTACTCGCAGTTGTGTCATGGGTGTATACTCCAGAGTCTATAGCTCTGACACAGATCAAACTATTTGATGTTTCCTATCAGGATTGTCCAGCAGAACTGGCAGAAGGATCTGTGATTAGTAGTGGTAGTGCGGCAGCTAATTGTTTTATTGTTACAGGTAAAGCAGAAAATGGCACTTATAAAATGGTTTATGACGCAGATATATTTGGACGCATCTATGATGCCAACAATAACCCAGTCATGCAAAACCGCACTCGTCTTGGTTCTATTCCCGAAATTCCACCGGGTGTGAGTGATTTTGAATTGAGAATTTCTGTTCCAGCCAACCAACCGGAACCTTTGCAGTTGAAGCAGTTTAAAGCTTCGGGATTTAGCGGACAAGTTCGCAGGTAA